The proteins below are encoded in one region of Microcoleus sp. AS-A8:
- a CDS encoding Fe(3+) ABC transporter substrate-binding protein, whose amino-acid sequence MNVTRRSVVALFSGLALLSAVGCSSEAPKADGEAKKATGNNANAGEINLYSSRHYDTDNALYQNFTKQTGIKVNLIEGKADELIERIKSEGANSPADVLITVDAGGFWRAQKEGALQPISSTKLESAVPENLRSPEGYWFGLAKRARVIVYNKDKVKPDQLSTYDALAQPEWKGRVCVRSSENIYNQSLVASKIESKGVEKTEEWAKSLVRNFARPPEGNDTAQIKAVAAGQCDVAIVNHYYVGRLKDSKDAQEQKTASQVAVFFPNQNEGGTHINISGAGVAAKAPHKENAIKFVEYLATPEAQEIFANGSYEYPVVSGLKPNPTVASFGNFKESNLKVVAYGEKNPEAVKVMDRAGWK is encoded by the coding sequence ATGAACGTTACTAGACGCAGTGTAGTTGCCCTCTTCTCTGGCTTGGCACTCTTGAGTGCGGTTGGATGTTCCTCTGAGGCACCCAAAGCAGACGGGGAGGCAAAGAAAGCAACGGGGAATAACGCCAATGCAGGCGAAATTAACCTGTACTCATCCCGTCACTACGATACCGATAATGCGCTGTACCAAAACTTCACCAAACAGACGGGTATCAAGGTAAATCTGATTGAAGGCAAAGCCGACGAACTGATTGAACGAATCAAGAGTGAAGGGGCAAATAGCCCAGCGGATGTATTGATTACTGTTGATGCAGGTGGGTTCTGGCGAGCACAAAAGGAAGGGGCTTTACAACCGATTTCCTCCACCAAACTAGAGTCGGCGGTTCCCGAAAATCTGCGTAGTCCCGAAGGATACTGGTTTGGCTTGGCAAAGCGGGCGCGTGTAATTGTTTATAACAAAGATAAAGTAAAACCCGACCAACTATCGACCTATGATGCCTTAGCCCAGCCCGAATGGAAAGGGCGGGTTTGTGTCCGCAGTTCCGAGAATATTTATAATCAGTCTCTCGTCGCCTCCAAAATTGAAAGCAAGGGTGTTGAAAAGACTGAGGAATGGGCAAAAAGCTTAGTGCGTAATTTTGCCCGTCCACCGGAAGGCAATGATACAGCACAAATCAAAGCGGTGGCAGCTGGTCAATGTGATGTTGCGATCGTGAATCATTACTATGTCGGGCGACTAAAGGATTCAAAAGACGCCCAAGAGCAAAAAACGGCTTCCCAAGTTGCGGTTTTCTTCCCGAATCAAAACGAGGGCGGCACTCATATTAATATTAGTGGGGCTGGTGTTGCTGCTAAAGCTCCCCATAAGGAAAATGCCATCAAATTTGTTGAGTACTTAGCGACTCCAGAGGCACAGGAAATCTTTGCTAATGGTAGTTACGAATATCCCGTGGTTTCAGGCTTAAAGCCGAATCCTACGGTT
- a CDS encoding NUDIX hydrolase, whose translation MTYRNPVPTVDIIIELVDRPHRPIILIERKNPPLGWAIPGGFVDYGELVETAAVREAQEEIGLAVELIEQFHVYSDPNRDPRQHTLSVVFIATGKGEPLAADDAKNLGIFHAWDTPSNLCFDHNKILRDYWHYRHYGVRPRLSI comes from the coding sequence GTGACCTACCGAAATCCTGTTCCCACCGTTGATATCATTATTGAGTTAGTAGACCGACCCCATCGACCGATTATTTTGATCGAACGCAAAAACCCTCCCTTAGGTTGGGCGATTCCGGGTGGATTTGTGGATTATGGGGAGTTGGTGGAAACGGCGGCGGTGCGAGAAGCTCAGGAAGAAATTGGTTTGGCAGTTGAGCTGATTGAGCAGTTTCATGTGTATTCAGACCCCAACCGCGACCCCCGGCAACATACTTTAAGTGTTGTGTTTATTGCAACTGGAAAAGGGGAGCCTCTAGCGGCTGATGATGCTAAAAATTTAGGGATTTTTCACGCTTGGGATACTCCTAGTAATCTGTGTTTTGACCATAACAAAATTCTTCGGGATTACTGGCATTATCGGCATTATGGGGTACGTCCCCGATTGTCCATCTAG